One window of Candidatus Dormiibacterota bacterium genomic DNA carries:
- a CDS encoding glycosyltransferase family 2 protein: MSAPPRVVVVLPAYNAERTLQRTCAEIPRDVVDEVILVDDASHDRTVEVARLLGIPTIIHPENRGYGANQKTCYQSALDRGAGIVVMLHPDYQYPPKLIPSMVALLRSGMFDVVIGSRILVRGALKGGMPLYKYAGNRLLTLVQNFILGRKLSEYHTGFRAFTRRVLETLPILENSDGFVFDNEMLCQTIHFGFSIGEVSSPCAYFKEASSIGFVSSLRYGLGVLRTAFLYRLSRLGLLRPRIFSREGRRLR, translated from the coding sequence GTGAGCGCGCCGCCCAGGGTGGTCGTCGTCCTGCCGGCCTACAACGCGGAGCGGACGCTGCAGAGGACCTGCGCCGAGATCCCGCGCGACGTCGTCGACGAGGTGATCCTGGTGGACGACGCCAGCCACGATCGGACGGTCGAGGTGGCGCGGCTGCTCGGCATACCGACCATCATCCACCCCGAGAACCGGGGTTACGGCGCGAACCAGAAGACCTGCTACCAGTCGGCGCTCGACCGCGGCGCCGGCATCGTCGTCATGCTCCATCCGGACTACCAGTACCCTCCGAAGCTCATTCCGTCGATGGTGGCCCTGCTCCGATCGGGGATGTTCGACGTGGTGATCGGCTCGCGCATCCTGGTGCGCGGCGCCCTGAAGGGGGGCATGCCGCTCTACAAGTACGCCGGGAACCGCCTCCTGACGCTCGTCCAGAACTTCATTCTCGGGCGCAAGCTGTCCGAGTATCACACCGGCTTCCGCGCCTTCACGAGGCGCGTGCTCGAGACCCTGCCGATCCTGGAGAATTCGGACGGCTTCGTGTTCGACAACGAGATGCTGTGCCAGACGATCCATTTCGGCTTCTCGATCGGCGAGGTGAGCAGTCCCTGCGCGTACTTCAAGGAGGCCTCCTCGATCGGTTTCGTTTCGAGCCTGCGCTATGGCCTGGGTGTGCTGCGCACGGCGTTTCTGTATCGCCTGAGCCGTCTGGGCCTCCTCAGGCCGCGTATCTTCAGCCGGGAGGGGAGACGTCTGCGATGA
- a CDS encoding tetratricopeptide repeat protein, translating to MSESASARAADSPTGAALVRGALVVPTVLFALYLTHAASAAILAVGAFRVFSLTAGFTSGAACSAITVLAIAGALGAAFAGVRSRHAAAPMALLTLTEAGFGLAALASVGIFRVTRALYLVLWPVLGHSTVGEFGLRLLLAAGMFALPAALYCATIPILSRLITARPEGAGLSLGFAFGLSLAGSALGLAVAGTLVLPSLGVRGSVLMGLALAGIAAAGSLLLRQRGLEGPGAIGTVLAGVDVAAEGPHLAEHPPATTTVRAGALGAAMALFAFTGWAFLLVWDRTLSFIVGRTLEARATTGAVFLLALALGVFLSSALADRLRGPFATLSALAGAASLGAYASMYLVPQVALFYLKLTPFLSRPGLTQLPATLAAMSLMLPAALFLGAALPLLGQGARVLRRPAPGVVIFFALGIVLADLVIGLLAIPAFGLRRSLSLVSAVGLLAAILFLAFARFRNPTLRPTLALFLLGLMIVLGGYPASWDPRIIDAGLYRYGARSIERFGSVADYLAARQGIDLLFYHEGKESSVMVERTLRPAEGMPPEEVLTLTVDGKVEATTGNDIRTQVLQGHIPVLVHGPTETVLQIDFLDGITAGSVLRHPVKSLTVIEREPALFEASKNFASYNNSPVDDPRLLRVVDAARARLLAAPARYDVILVAGLEPWLPQSASLVTTEGLALLKDRLNSGGLVSLRVPLASTGEAELRAVMRSFARVFPSILVFRISDEDLLLLGSAEPLSLDAGWFRNVISSTSDVSHDLHRVTVIGANEILYTFRLAGDGLRKALSEGPLNDDDHAAVEFASARDMTVHGNSALVAALEEAGGSVLPHLKNYGATPEEKADFLYNLAKSYLGIAGDPVRAKEIARELQSLGQTVQARWVMGEALMQQADVDGALGEWRGVLEVEPGNLDALFSLGTYFMDSRDYWKAEPYLDKAARTYADVSIVRYNHGRNLFYLGNNKEAIAELKEARRINLEKEKRDGYPLVDYLVGVVSHRLKNDKEAAASLETYLKWAYTQPLTRVEVDAHLKLAEVYDVIGKRFDAHKQRQKGEDLLRRLQGEASQSPPAVPTGGGTSPPR from the coding sequence ATGAGCGAGAGCGCAAGCGCCCGGGCCGCGGACAGCCCAACCGGGGCCGCCCTTGTCCGGGGCGCCCTCGTCGTTCCGACCGTGCTCTTCGCGCTGTACCTGACGCACGCAGCGTCCGCGGCCATCCTCGCGGTCGGCGCCTTCCGGGTGTTCTCCCTCACGGCCGGCTTCACGTCGGGGGCCGCCTGCTCGGCCATAACGGTGCTCGCGATCGCGGGCGCCCTTGGGGCCGCGTTCGCCGGCGTGCGCAGCCGGCACGCGGCGGCCCCGATGGCCCTCCTGACGCTGACCGAGGCGGGATTCGGGCTGGCGGCGCTGGCCTCGGTCGGCATCTTCCGCGTCACGCGCGCGCTGTACCTGGTCCTCTGGCCGGTCCTGGGGCATTCGACGGTGGGGGAGTTCGGGCTGCGGCTCCTCCTGGCGGCCGGGATGTTCGCCCTGCCGGCGGCCCTCTACTGCGCGACGATTCCGATCCTGTCGCGCCTCATCACCGCCCGTCCCGAAGGGGCGGGGCTGAGCCTCGGCTTCGCCTTCGGTCTGTCGCTCGCGGGAAGCGCCCTGGGTCTGGCGGTGGCGGGAACCCTGGTCCTGCCCTCGCTCGGTGTCCGGGGAAGCGTCCTGATGGGACTGGCGCTGGCCGGAATCGCCGCGGCTGGATCCCTCCTGCTGCGGCAGCGTGGCCTGGAAGGACCGGGGGCGATCGGCACCGTCCTGGCCGGGGTCGATGTCGCGGCGGAGGGTCCGCACCTCGCGGAGCACCCGCCGGCCACGACGACCGTCCGGGCAGGCGCCCTGGGCGCGGCCATGGCGCTGTTCGCGTTCACCGGCTGGGCCTTTCTGCTGGTGTGGGACCGGACGCTGTCGTTCATCGTCGGTCGCACGCTGGAGGCGCGCGCCACGACCGGGGCGGTCTTTCTCCTGGCCCTGGCCCTGGGAGTCTTCCTCTCGTCCGCTCTGGCCGACCGCCTGAGAGGCCCCTTCGCGACCCTCTCCGCCCTCGCGGGGGCGGCGTCGCTCGGGGCCTACGCCTCGATGTACCTGGTGCCCCAGGTCGCCCTGTTCTACCTGAAGCTCACGCCGTTCCTGTCACGCCCCGGCCTGACGCAGCTGCCGGCGACGCTGGCGGCGATGAGCCTGATGCTCCCCGCGGCGCTCTTCCTGGGGGCGGCGCTGCCCCTTCTGGGGCAGGGGGCGCGTGTCCTGCGGCGCCCGGCACCCGGCGTGGTGATCTTTTTCGCCCTCGGCATCGTGCTCGCGGATCTGGTGATAGGGCTCCTGGCGATCCCGGCGTTCGGCCTGAGGCGCTCGCTGTCCCTCGTCTCCGCCGTGGGGCTGCTCGCGGCGATCCTGTTCCTGGCCTTCGCGCGGTTCAGGAACCCGACACTCCGCCCGACACTGGCCCTGTTCCTGCTTGGCCTGATGATCGTCCTGGGCGGGTACCCGGCCTCCTGGGACCCGCGCATCATCGATGCCGGTCTGTACCGCTACGGCGCCCGATCGATCGAGCGATTCGGGTCGGTGGCGGACTACCTGGCGGCCCGTCAGGGGATCGACCTCCTGTTCTATCACGAGGGGAAGGAGTCCTCGGTGATGGTCGAGCGCACGCTGCGGCCGGCCGAGGGGATGCCGCCTGAGGAGGTGCTCACTCTCACGGTGGACGGGAAGGTGGAGGCGACGACCGGAAACGACATCAGGACGCAGGTCCTGCAGGGACACATCCCGGTCCTGGTGCACGGACCGACCGAGACGGTCCTGCAGATCGATTTCCTGGACGGCATCACGGCGGGATCCGTACTGAGGCACCCGGTGAAGTCGCTCACCGTCATCGAGCGGGAGCCGGCGCTGTTCGAGGCCTCGAAGAATTTCGCCTCCTACAACAACTCCCCGGTCGACGACCCGCGCCTGCTGCGGGTCGTGGACGCGGCGCGCGCCCGCCTCCTCGCCGCCCCGGCCCGCTACGATGTGATCCTGGTGGCCGGCCTCGAGCCGTGGCTGCCTCAGAGCGCGTCGCTCGTCACGACCGAGGGGCTCGCCCTCCTGAAGGACAGGCTGAACAGCGGCGGCCTCGTCTCGCTGCGGGTGCCGCTGGCCTCGACGGGGGAGGCCGAGCTGCGGGCGGTGATGCGCTCCTTCGCGCGTGTCTTCCCGTCGATCCTGGTGTTCCGGATCTCCGACGAGGATCTCCTCCTCCTCGGCTCCGCCGAGCCTCTGAGTCTCGACGCCGGCTGGTTCCGCAACGTCATCTCGTCCACGAGCGACGTGTCGCACGACCTGCACCGCGTCACGGTCATCGGCGCGAACGAGATCCTCTACACCTTCCGCCTCGCCGGGGACGGTCTGCGCAAGGCCCTGTCCGAAGGTCCGCTCAACGACGACGATCACGCGGCGGTCGAGTTCGCCTCGGCCCGCGACATGACCGTGCACGGCAACAGCGCCCTGGTCGCTGCGCTTGAAGAGGCCGGGGGCTCCGTCCTGCCTCACCTGAAGAATTACGGTGCGACCCCGGAGGAGAAGGCCGACTTCCTGTACAACCTAGCGAAGTCGTACCTCGGGATCGCCGGCGATCCGGTGCGAGCCAAGGAGATCGCCCGCGAGCTGCAGTCTCTGGGGCAGACCGTGCAGGCGCGCTGGGTCATGGGAGAGGCGCTGATGCAGCAGGCGGACGTCGACGGTGCCCTGGGAGAATGGCGCGGCGTTCTCGAGGTCGAACCGGGCAACCTCGACGCGCTGTTCAGCCTGGGCACGTACTTCATGGACAGCCGCGACTACTGGAAGGCCGAGCCGTACCTGGACAAGGCGGCCAGGACCTACGCCGATGTCTCGATCGTCCGCTACAACCACGGGCGGAACCTGTTCTACCTCGGGAACAACAAAGAGGCGATTGCCGAGCTCAAGGAGGCGCGCCGGATCAACCTC
- a CDS encoding tetratricopeptide repeat protein: MGRTRWLPFAIVSLLAAAPYLATPGFDFVFDDRHLIVHNLFLREATSPFTAFAHHLWHGTPYGAAYYRPLVVVSFALNGLLSGWGPAGFHMVNVLLHAANAVLLLALTRRLGCPGPAAFSAAALFAVHPVAAWPVASVVARVDLLPAFFILLAWLELSRPSRRAVLVGLFFLVALLCKESSAAFLAVPVLGLRRMKEETPERPDRRTGLALGLAAALYVLLRRSAGLGILIGRDLIDPLINPLSALPITSRIPAAMTLSGRYLLYLLLPTRFHDPSNYLAPATLPGSGDVRFGLSLLALLVVGSAVTVLSLTRDRIAIPLAFAAAAFLPASNLIVPIASLYAQNFLYLPLLGLSVALGIMLGRVSPAWMRPSPIKVACATLVLTILGIASWREAGIWRDEVSLFSALSDRFPYYPPVHSALGVALLDRGRAREAVGPLREALALAASSVEAHYNLGVALILLDENRDGLEEALSHLKLAIMLRPPFAPAHAQAARALLLMGRDREAEVEAREAVRLEPDLLPDVERFFRQKKTTGP; the protein is encoded by the coding sequence ATGGGACGGACCCGCTGGCTCCCGTTCGCCATCGTGAGCCTCCTGGCGGCCGCCCCGTACCTGGCGACCCCCGGCTTCGACTTCGTCTTCGACGACCGGCACCTGATCGTCCACAATCTCTTCCTGCGCGAAGCCACGAGCCCGTTCACCGCCTTCGCGCACCACTTATGGCACGGAACGCCGTACGGGGCCGCGTATTACCGGCCGCTCGTGGTGGTCTCCTTCGCCTTGAACGGTCTTTTGTCCGGCTGGGGTCCGGCCGGCTTCCACATGGTGAACGTCCTGCTGCACGCGGCCAACGCGGTGCTGCTGCTGGCCCTGACGCGACGCCTCGGCTGCCCCGGTCCGGCGGCCTTCTCCGCGGCGGCGCTGTTCGCCGTCCACCCGGTCGCGGCCTGGCCGGTCGCTTCGGTCGTGGCGCGCGTCGATCTCCTGCCGGCGTTCTTCATCCTGCTCGCGTGGCTGGAACTCTCGCGACCGAGCAGGAGGGCCGTCCTGGTCGGCCTGTTCTTCCTCGTGGCGCTCCTGTGCAAGGAGTCTTCGGCCGCCTTCCTGGCCGTCCCGGTCCTCGGACTGCGGCGGATGAAGGAGGAGACGCCCGAGAGACCCGATCGGCGGACCGGGCTGGCGCTGGGGTTGGCCGCGGCGCTCTACGTCCTCCTGAGGCGAAGCGCGGGACTCGGGATCCTGATCGGCCGAGACCTGATCGATCCCCTGATCAACCCCCTGAGCGCACTCCCCATCACATCCCGCATCCCCGCCGCGATGACGCTCAGCGGTCGCTACCTGCTCTACCTCCTTCTCCCGACCCGCTTCCACGATCCTTCGAACTACCTGGCCCCCGCGACCCTCCCCGGATCCGGCGACGTCCGCTTCGGACTGTCGCTGCTCGCCCTTCTGGTCGTGGGGTCGGCGGTCACCGTGCTGTCGCTCACGCGCGACAGGATCGCCATTCCGCTGGCCTTCGCGGCCGCCGCCTTTCTCCCCGCCTCCAACCTCATCGTCCCGATCGCCTCTCTGTATGCCCAGAACTTCCTCTACCTGCCGCTCCTTGGCCTGTCTGTCGCGCTTGGAATCATGCTGGGGAGAGTCTCGCCCGCGTGGATGCGCCCCTCTCCCATCAAGGTCGCGTGCGCCACGCTCGTGCTCACGATCCTCGGCATCGCGTCGTGGCGCGAGGCGGGGATCTGGCGCGACGAGGTGTCGCTGTTCAGCGCGCTGTCGGACAGGTTCCCGTATTACCCGCCGGTTCACAGCGCTCTCGGAGTGGCACTCCTGGATCGGGGACGGGCGCGGGAGGCGGTCGGTCCCCTCAGGGAGGCGCTGGCGCTCGCGGCGTCGAGCGTCGAGGCCCACTACAACCTGGGGGTGGCGCTGATCCTGCTTGACGAGAACAGAGACGGGCTGGAGGAGGCCCTCTCACACCTGAAGCTCGCCATCATGTTGCGGCCCCCGTTCGCGCCGGCCCATGCCCAGGCCGCCCGGGCGCTCCTCCTCATGGGACGGGATCGCGAGGCGGAGGTCGAAGCCCGCGAGGCGGTGCGGCTCGAGCCGGATCTCCTGCCCGACGTCGAGCGCTTCTTCAGGCAAAAAAAAACCACCGGGCCCTGA
- a CDS encoding anti-sigma factor: protein MHRGLSMFLDGALSAEDRSGFEAHLASCDSCRAELEGFLQVASVLRDATTVDMALPDSLRRKMATEAAVRVRGRRWSYSMPEWAFSIRPGALATGAALVLALLVLPAVIHQREQRNRSEPVSSIRVTTDGQAVRLAWSDGSRSSYTVYKSHNPRSFGSAEAHVIKGNNWVDRDSDAAPIVFYRIE from the coding sequence ATGCATAGAGGGTTGTCGATGTTCCTGGATGGGGCTCTGTCTGCCGAGGATCGGTCGGGGTTCGAGGCTCACCTGGCGTCCTGCGACAGCTGCCGCGCCGAGCTCGAAGGGTTCCTCCAAGTGGCTTCTGTTCTGAGGGATGCAACCACGGTGGACATGGCCCTGCCGGACTCTCTGCGCAGGAAGATGGCGACGGAGGCGGCGGTGCGGGTTCGGGGCCGTCGCTGGTCCTACAGCATGCCGGAATGGGCCTTCTCCATCAGACCCGGCGCGCTCGCGACTGGAGCGGCCCTCGTCCTGGCCCTCCTGGTTCTGCCGGCGGTCATTCACCAGCGCGAGCAGCGGAACCGGAGCGAGCCGGTATCGAGCATCCGCGTGACCACGGATGGACAAGCGGTCCGTCTCGCCTGGAGCGATGGATCCCGTTCGTCCTACACGGTTTACAAGAGCCACAATCCGAGGTCCTTCGGCTCCGCGGAAGCGCACGTCATCAAGGGGAACAACTGGGTCGACCGGGATTCGGACGCCGCGCCTATCGTGTTCTATCGTATCGAGTAG